The Paraburkholderia sp. SOS3 genome includes a region encoding these proteins:
- a CDS encoding PelD GGDEF domain-containing protein, whose product MNTATSRPDSSANAAAVKPRSAHPFGHLNAVRRFVAPAVTRPFAIVETVGFMLIVCLLCWHFDPSDPLLLDTGFPWLWFATLVVALRYGTLLGLLASAMLVGAWLVHTHGGGDAWPTTFFIGGLLQTILVGHFGDIWGARAARANALNGYLNDRLVAITNSHYLMRLSHERLEKDLLSKPTTLRDSITELRRLSVAHGLEAPRTRAADDMPGAHELLEFVAQACQIEVAALFPVQGGKAGAAALARVGDAFELDAHDDLVARALETKSVAHLRSDERPVVHTSLLVCAPVVAADGDVLALVAIRRMPFLSLNFDNLQLLLVLLGYYADGVEHSRQVREILDVVQNCPYDFALDLSRLSRLARSAGIASSLVALVFPHDDAGDSFFEHVMRRRRSLDLLWPIRTEGKSVLVNLMPATDETGVDGYLARIEASLRVQFDLDLEGARIGVHTLHLGSGAPGPALRGLLTRSGIDG is encoded by the coding sequence GTGAATACCGCCACTTCCCGACCGGACAGCAGCGCGAACGCGGCAGCCGTGAAGCCGCGCAGCGCGCACCCGTTCGGTCATCTGAATGCCGTGCGGCGCTTCGTGGCGCCTGCGGTCACGCGGCCGTTCGCGATCGTCGAGACGGTCGGCTTCATGCTGATCGTCTGCCTGCTGTGCTGGCATTTCGATCCGTCCGACCCGCTGCTGCTCGACACGGGCTTTCCGTGGCTCTGGTTCGCGACGCTCGTGGTCGCGCTGCGCTACGGCACGCTGCTCGGTCTTCTGGCGAGCGCCATGCTGGTCGGCGCCTGGCTCGTGCACACGCACGGCGGCGGCGACGCATGGCCGACGACGTTTTTCATCGGCGGCCTGTTGCAGACAATTCTCGTCGGTCATTTCGGCGATATCTGGGGCGCGCGCGCGGCACGCGCGAACGCGCTCAACGGTTATCTGAACGACCGGCTCGTCGCAATCACGAATAGCCACTATCTGATGCGTCTATCGCATGAGCGGCTCGAGAAGGACCTGCTGTCGAAGCCGACCACGCTGCGCGATTCGATTACCGAGTTGCGCCGGCTGTCGGTCGCGCACGGCCTCGAGGCGCCGCGCACGCGTGCCGCGGACGATATGCCCGGGGCGCACGAACTGCTCGAATTCGTCGCGCAGGCATGCCAGATCGAAGTGGCCGCGCTGTTTCCCGTGCAGGGCGGCAAGGCCGGCGCCGCGGCGCTCGCGCGCGTGGGCGACGCGTTCGAACTCGATGCGCACGACGACCTCGTGGCGCGCGCGCTCGAAACGAAGAGCGTTGCGCATCTGCGCAGCGACGAACGGCCGGTCGTGCATACCTCGCTGCTCGTCTGTGCGCCGGTGGTCGCCGCGGACGGCGATGTGCTCGCGCTCGTCGCGATCCGGCGTATGCCGTTCCTGTCGCTGAACTTCGACAATCTCCAGTTGCTGCTCGTTTTGCTCGGCTATTACGCGGATGGCGTCGAGCACTCGCGGCAGGTGCGCGAGATTCTCGATGTCGTGCAGAACTGCCCGTACGACTTCGCGCTCGATCTGAGCCGGCTCTCGCGGCTTGCGCGCTCGGCGGGCATCGCGTCGTCGCTGGTCGCGCTCGTATTCCCGCATGACGACGCCGGCGATTCGTTCTTCGAGCATGTGATGCGCCGGCGCCGCTCGCTCGATCTGCTGTGGCCGATCAGGACCGAGGGCAAGTCGGTGCTCGTGAATCTGATGCCCGCGACCGACGAGACCGGCGTCGACGGCTATCTCGCGCGTATCGAAGCAAGCCTGCGCGTGCAGTTCGATCTCGATCTCGAAGGCGCGCGCATCGGCGTGCATACGCTGCATCTGGGCAGCGGCGCGCCGGGCCCGGCGTTGCGAGGGCTGCTGACACGCAGCGGCATCGATGGCTAG
- a CDS encoding penicillin-binding protein activator LpoB, producing MNTRDKLTHTAQGRFRPLRWLAAAATTVLLLSACGSISQSAATPSLATGDSVAVVALANFTETPAAGSSATAIAANVLRQNGLTDVRVAPADAASNAMFDTAQREIGEKKLAWAREQHVKYVLTGAVEEWRYKAGVDGEPVAGVTFELVDVASGQVVWSATGSRSGWSRSSLANVATSLIGKLLAPLRAHA from the coding sequence ATGAACACCAGAGACAAACTTACGCATACGGCACAGGGGCGGTTCCGTCCGCTTCGTTGGCTTGCCGCCGCCGCGACGACCGTGCTGCTGCTTTCCGCATGCGGCTCGATCAGCCAGAGCGCGGCCACGCCGTCGCTCGCCACCGGCGATTCGGTGGCGGTCGTCGCGCTGGCGAATTTCACCGAGACGCCGGCGGCCGGCAGCAGCGCGACCGCGATCGCCGCGAACGTGCTGCGTCAGAACGGCCTCACGGACGTGCGCGTCGCGCCGGCCGATGCGGCGTCGAATGCGATGTTCGACACCGCGCAGCGCGAGATCGGCGAGAAGAAGCTCGCCTGGGCGCGCGAGCAGCACGTCAAATACGTGCTGACCGGCGCGGTCGAAGAGTGGCGTTACAAGGCGGGCGTCGATGGCGAGCCGGTCGCGGGCGTCACGTTCGAACTCGTCGATGTCGCGTCGGGCCAGGTCGTATGGAGCGCGACGGGCTCGCGCAGCGGCTGGAGCCGCTCGAGCCTCGCAAACGTCGCGACGTCGCTGATCGGCAAGCTGCTCGCGCCGTTGCGCGCGCACGCATGA
- a CDS encoding tetratricopeptide repeat protein: protein MANPAANVETQTASSAAQKRPRIVSTWLVLTLAAVVLATMYAVAPRGGMRERIASVGAPSDLSVAYLEAWSRVQPDNEEFLSLLGAQYLYLGRADDAQRVAARMDALHTDDMRRAATMLRLGVAEQRTFALVETDPRRAAALDDLRAKLTAAANEQWAPHDLEWLAQRAAAAGLPRVALDLYAQLSAHDPKGRTEWDTQITRYALQVGDYHAAADAWFRKQAAAQTRDEARRCFIAGIRTLQSGNLLDDALAAADAHLGTLADDPATLIVLLNLARAANRPEAVDRYARMLARYAQAQPAEPDAPRSTHSPAALAYAQAHGDLAAAMAIVAKMHARARVNAASASYAYLDGPVVRRAPGASYAARDGMHDGVHLIRVAASTQPAAVPEQPVDPATASTAAASTSAAVPAGASAPVANGNVADVVYNAFVESGDLASAEKIAAQQVQRDPHSVLWVKRLAQTAEWNRDAPRALKSWLDYAQLSDDPVGWQNVLRIAPMLDDDEAYLTALVHQARQTPNDLKLIDNVTATYERLGRPDDGLAFLRSLPRGVNGDALDQRIGALAERAGHDDQALAAYRAVQARHPNDANAALRTASVLYRAGDYRASFAALKRARAGASDKDEDFWRDYAELARLLQLDSEANDAYQHLLASGVATPEELGEMTYFYDPYPIDAARVAELRYRRDHTPRALQDAIFYYTDAQAYDRVATLLASLTPDELRAAEASPGVLAVRAEYERLTDRPLDALADLKRAVELPDATSDMRAAYLWTLVDYGSDADLKLALNRWRGNIDRSAALWEPYAAAEMRLNRPVAALEYLRRQAGALSRDPLWLLTYADAQEMAGHADLAWSIRHKVWLQLQQDAAALAKLHGAPRGALRGRTAQDAETLADVRGRRVALSTDYTTADASAALLDNLLSTQAAPPDVSYVRRTLLGSASGLPGGAPEAGAKLPQNSRLRDAVAKEVAIAWALSHESNPLAKRWLAQQYAARLARPADAQLTIALADNDIPTLERLLSQERSRLPIADRIDATIAVDQPRRAQQIAFEGLEGAPEDTALHTRVTETALDWPQSIDATVTSHVEHPLDYIEQTLAASHKIAERYRVGVLGVQNFQHSTDITQLVNVPSVDRSLSIYGERQTRDTSFKVTGGRRDALASFYTFALAAETGRNSPLTLGVHAGRNQLADETQSLQVGAMKDNLVGDFTWRVTERITVTGSVEADRFYSQARSYIGSGVLSNGEISYRFHTEYPDYTVRVVGTHGGYGASGSADPLISRLIPAADQPAVASDFLPDTYTQYGLYFGFGNDLLEQYTHRWRPFLDVGILHDSNQGWGPDFNVGLAGTVFGGDHMALFIQHQRVSRLGTPVTLMGARYSWYY, encoded by the coding sequence ATGGCTAATCCGGCGGCGAATGTGGAAACCCAAACGGCCAGTTCCGCGGCGCAGAAGCGCCCGCGCATCGTTTCGACATGGCTCGTGCTGACGCTGGCCGCCGTCGTGCTCGCGACGATGTACGCTGTGGCGCCGCGCGGCGGCATGCGTGAGCGCATTGCGTCGGTCGGCGCGCCGAGCGATCTCTCCGTTGCCTATCTCGAAGCGTGGTCGCGCGTGCAGCCGGACAACGAAGAGTTTCTGTCGCTGCTCGGTGCGCAGTATCTGTATCTCGGCCGCGCCGACGATGCGCAGCGCGTGGCCGCGCGAATGGACGCACTGCATACCGACGATATGCGCCGCGCCGCAACGATGCTACGTCTTGGCGTCGCCGAGCAGCGCACGTTCGCGCTCGTCGAGACCGATCCGCGCCGTGCGGCCGCGCTCGACGACCTTCGCGCAAAATTGACAGCCGCGGCAAACGAGCAGTGGGCGCCGCACGATCTCGAATGGCTTGCGCAGCGCGCGGCCGCGGCCGGCTTGCCGCGAGTCGCCCTCGATCTTTATGCGCAGTTGTCGGCGCACGATCCGAAAGGGCGCACCGAGTGGGACACGCAGATCACGCGCTACGCGCTGCAGGTCGGCGACTACCATGCGGCCGCCGACGCATGGTTCCGCAAGCAGGCCGCCGCGCAGACGCGCGACGAAGCCCGCCGCTGCTTTATCGCGGGCATCCGCACGCTGCAGTCCGGCAATCTGCTCGACGATGCGCTTGCGGCGGCCGACGCGCATCTCGGCACGCTCGCCGACGATCCGGCGACGCTGATCGTATTGCTGAATCTCGCGCGCGCGGCGAACCGTCCGGAGGCGGTCGACCGCTACGCGCGGATGCTGGCCCGCTATGCGCAGGCGCAGCCCGCCGAACCCGATGCGCCGCGTTCGACCCATTCACCAGCCGCACTGGCATACGCGCAGGCGCATGGCGATCTGGCTGCCGCAATGGCGATCGTCGCGAAGATGCATGCGCGTGCGCGCGTCAATGCAGCTTCCGCGTCGTACGCGTATCTGGACGGTCCGGTCGTGCGGCGCGCGCCGGGCGCGTCGTATGCCGCGCGTGATGGTATGCATGATGGTGTGCATCTGATCCGCGTTGCGGCGTCGACGCAGCCTGCCGCGGTGCCGGAGCAACCGGTTGATCCCGCTACCGCATCGACGGCAGCCGCATCGACCTCGGCGGCAGTGCCGGCCGGCGCATCGGCGCCCGTCGCGAACGGAAATGTAGCCGACGTCGTCTACAACGCATTCGTCGAATCAGGCGACCTCGCGAGCGCCGAGAAAATCGCCGCGCAACAGGTCCAGCGCGATCCGCACTCGGTGCTGTGGGTCAAACGCCTCGCGCAGACGGCCGAGTGGAACCGCGATGCGCCGCGCGCGCTGAAATCGTGGCTCGACTACGCGCAACTGTCGGACGACCCGGTCGGCTGGCAGAACGTGCTGCGCATCGCGCCGATGCTCGACGACGACGAAGCGTATCTGACCGCGCTCGTCCATCAGGCACGCCAGACGCCGAACGACCTGAAGCTGATCGACAACGTCACCGCGACCTACGAGCGCCTCGGCCGTCCCGACGACGGCCTCGCGTTCCTGCGTTCGCTGCCGCGCGGCGTGAATGGCGATGCGCTCGACCAGCGCATCGGCGCCCTCGCGGAGCGGGCCGGCCACGACGATCAGGCGCTCGCCGCCTATCGCGCAGTGCAGGCGCGCCATCCGAACGATGCAAATGCGGCATTGCGCACCGCGAGCGTGCTGTATCGCGCGGGCGACTATCGCGCGTCGTTTGCAGCGTTGAAGCGCGCGCGCGCCGGCGCGAGCGACAAGGACGAAGATTTCTGGCGCGACTATGCGGAACTCGCGCGCCTGCTGCAGCTCGACAGCGAAGCGAACGATGCCTACCAGCATCTGCTCGCAAGTGGCGTCGCGACGCCCGAAGAGCTCGGCGAAATGACGTACTTCTACGATCCGTATCCGATCGACGCGGCACGCGTGGCCGAACTGCGCTACCGGCGCGATCACACGCCGCGCGCGCTGCAGGATGCGATCTTCTATTACACCGACGCGCAGGCATACGACCGCGTCGCCACACTGCTCGCGAGCCTCACGCCCGACGAGTTGCGTGCCGCCGAAGCTTCGCCGGGCGTGCTCGCCGTGCGCGCCGAATACGAGCGCCTGACCGACCGGCCGCTCGATGCGCTTGCCGACCTCAAGCGTGCGGTGGAGCTGCCCGATGCGACGTCGGACATGCGCGCGGCGTATCTGTGGACCCTCGTCGACTACGGCAGCGATGCGGACCTGAAGCTCGCGCTCAATCGCTGGCGCGGCAACATCGATCGCAGCGCCGCGCTGTGGGAGCCGTATGCGGCCGCCGAGATGCGCCTGAACCGGCCGGTCGCCGCGCTCGAGTATCTGCGCCGTCAGGCCGGCGCGCTCTCGCGCGATCCGCTGTGGCTGCTGACCTATGCCGACGCGCAGGAAATGGCGGGCCACGCGGACCTCGCATGGTCGATCCGCCACAAGGTCTGGCTGCAGCTGCAACAGGATGCAGCCGCGCTCGCGAAGCTGCATGGCGCGCCGCGCGGCGCGCTGCGCGGGCGCACCGCGCAGGATGCCGAAACATTGGCCGATGTGCGCGGCCGGCGCGTTGCGCTGTCGACCGACTACACGACGGCCGACGCCTCGGCGGCACTGCTCGATAACCTGCTCTCGACGCAAGCCGCGCCGCCCGACGTTTCGTATGTGCGCCGCACGCTGCTCGGCAGTGCGAGCGGCTTGCCCGGAGGCGCGCCCGAGGCCGGCGCGAAACTGCCGCAAAACAGCCGCCTGCGCGATGCGGTCGCCAAAGAGGTAGCGATCGCATGGGCGCTGTCGCACGAAAGCAATCCGCTTGCGAAGCGCTGGCTCGCGCAGCAATACGCAGCGCGTCTCGCGCGCCCCGCGGATGCGCAACTGACGATCGCGCTTGCCGACAACGACATTCCCACGCTCGAGCGCCTGCTGTCGCAGGAACGCTCGCGGTTGCCGATCGCGGACCGCATCGACGCGACGATCGCTGTCGACCAGCCGCGGCGCGCGCAGCAGATTGCGTTCGAGGGCCTCGAAGGCGCACCGGAAGACACGGCCTTGCATACGCGCGTGACCGAAACGGCGCTCGACTGGCCGCAATCGATCGACGCGACGGTGACGAGCCACGTCGAGCATCCGCTCGACTATATCGAGCAGACGCTCGCGGCGAGCCACAAGATCGCCGAGCGCTATAGGGTCGGCGTGCTCGGCGTGCAGAACTTCCAGCATTCGACCGATATCACGCAACTCGTCAATGTGCCGTCGGTGGACCGGTCGCTGAGCATCTATGGCGAGCGCCAGACGCGCGATACCTCGTTCAAGGTGACAGGCGGCCGGCGCGACGCGCTCGCCAGCTTCTATACGTTCGCGCTTGCTGCCGAAACGGGCCGCAATTCGCCGCTCACGCTCGGCGTGCACGCGGGCCGCAATCAGCTTGCCGACGAAACGCAATCGCTGCAGGTCGGCGCCATGAAGGACAACCTCGTCGGCGACTTCACCTGGCGCGTGACCGAGCGCATCACGGTCACCGGCAGCGTCGAAGCGGACCGTTTCTATAGCCAGGCGCGCAGTTATATCGGCAGCGGCGTGCTGTCGAACGGCGAAATCAGCTACCGCTTTCACACCGAATATCCGGACTACACGGTGCGCGTGGTCGGCACGCACGGCGGTTACGGCGCAAGCGGCAGCGCGGATCCGCTGATCTCGCGGCTGATTCCCGCGGCCGATCAGCCTGCGGTCGCGAGCGATTTCCTGCCCGACACATACACGCAGTACGGCCTCTACTTCGGTTTCGGCAACGACCTGCTCGAACAGTACACGCATCGCTGGCGGCCGTTTCTCGACGTCGGCATCCTGCACGATTCGAATCAGGGCTGGGGACCGGACTTCAACGTCGGCCTGGCGGGCACCGTGTTCGGCGGCGACCATATGGCCTTGTTTATCCAGCATCAGCGCGTGTCGCGTCTCGGAACGCCGGTCACGCTGATGGGTGCGCGATATAGCTGGTACTACTGA
- a CDS encoding sugar ABC transporter, whose product MLGAGAVSQREAQAQTHPQTPDVQDTAALAAAPSVDRATRGSAPNIAFFDGAHPPVDLLQAFDAVVIDPASGFDPAAHPLAHTAWIARTHAMGGDPSSFVAQQIEPLWQRGYRGFLLDTPTAIAAIDAIRAAHVDARLVVGGADALEAALPHAAALYAVVGPSLVRGAAPGAVMRTLDVSADERTARSAAARSFTQRTGVPVISIELCPGDDRACARTTAARVVASGVTPYVTNLSRNVVGIGAIEVLPRRVLVVQDRPDDLPLDETPGVRDVATPLNYLGYDVAYANINDGLPDDVTPDRYAGVVVWLEGDEARDTATWRRWIDARIASHVPVAFIGQFGFDAAEDEGPALDLQPVAGPFTEPVSVVSRDPIIGFETDPKLGPRDLTGIRVGAASRSLLRVKSGEATLDPVAITPWGGYALSPYTVVSLNGIGQERWAIQPIRFFADALRLTPMPAPSVTTENGRRLFMSHVDGDGFASRAEFPGADYSGEALYQQIFTRYKVPMTLSVIEGEVGPKGLYPQISPRLEEIARKMFALPYVAIGTHTFSHPFEWENVDAKTGERIDRGGGDTAFSLNIPNYKFNIDREITGSIDYINSRLAPPGKKTVVLQWPGNCEPPAIVVRKVYAAGVDNINGGDTVITKSANSWTNIAPIGVAKGPGAYQVYAPNQDENVYTNDWLGPFYGFTRVLETFDMTDRPLRFKPIDIYYHMYSGTKVASLRALDQIFAAVLKQPVLPVQITDYTQKVLDWRTFAVAREVRAQSAQSTERAENTAAAAGSTWIVRGNGEVRELHWPGTNAPDLGASRGVTGYAPGPDGTYIHIADGAARVAFDTPLRDAIAAQAPAASSNTLPYIAQANGFVRDFKRDGRGMSFQFGGYYQPFVELANAQRCSVSVAGRPVATKRDGSKLRFDTAPAAGLNIDYQPVEVACHG is encoded by the coding sequence ATGCTTGGCGCGGGCGCCGTGTCGCAACGCGAAGCGCAGGCACAGACGCATCCGCAGACTCCCGACGTTCAGGACACCGCTGCGCTCGCCGCGGCGCCCTCCGTCGACCGCGCAACTCGCGGCAGCGCGCCTAACATCGCCTTCTTCGATGGCGCGCATCCTCCCGTCGATCTGCTGCAGGCCTTCGATGCCGTGGTGATCGACCCGGCGAGCGGCTTCGACCCCGCCGCACATCCGCTCGCGCATACAGCCTGGATCGCACGCACGCATGCGATGGGCGGCGATCCATCGTCATTCGTCGCACAGCAGATCGAGCCGCTGTGGCAGCGCGGCTATCGAGGCTTCCTGCTCGACACACCGACGGCGATTGCCGCGATTGACGCGATTCGCGCGGCGCATGTCGACGCGCGTCTGGTCGTCGGCGGCGCCGACGCGCTCGAGGCCGCTTTGCCGCACGCCGCCGCGCTGTATGCGGTGGTGGGTCCGTCGCTCGTGCGCGGTGCCGCGCCGGGCGCCGTCATGCGCACGCTCGACGTGTCGGCCGATGAGCGTACCGCGCGCAGCGCGGCCGCGCGTTCGTTCACGCAGCGCACCGGCGTGCCGGTGATCTCGATCGAATTGTGCCCGGGCGACGACCGTGCCTGCGCGCGCACGACCGCCGCGCGGGTCGTGGCGAGCGGCGTGACGCCCTATGTGACGAACCTTTCGCGCAACGTGGTCGGCATCGGCGCGATCGAGGTGCTGCCGCGGCGCGTCCTCGTCGTGCAGGATCGCCCCGACGATTTGCCGCTCGACGAAACGCCGGGCGTGCGCGACGTCGCCACGCCGCTCAACTACCTCGGCTACGACGTCGCATACGCGAACATCAACGACGGATTGCCCGACGACGTGACGCCGGACCGCTATGCGGGCGTCGTCGTCTGGCTCGAAGGCGACGAGGCGCGCGACACGGCCACGTGGCGCAGATGGATCGACGCACGCATCGCTTCGCACGTGCCGGTGGCGTTCATCGGCCAGTTCGGTTTCGATGCGGCCGAAGACGAAGGTCCGGCGCTCGATCTGCAGCCGGTGGCTGGGCCCTTCACGGAACCGGTCAGCGTGGTGTCGCGCGATCCGATCATCGGTTTCGAGACGGACCCGAAGCTCGGTCCGCGCGATCTGACGGGCATACGCGTCGGCGCGGCGAGCCGGTCGCTGTTGCGTGTGAAGTCCGGCGAAGCGACGCTCGATCCGGTCGCGATCACGCCATGGGGCGGTTACGCACTGAGCCCTTACACGGTCGTTTCGCTGAACGGCATCGGCCAGGAGCGCTGGGCGATTCAGCCGATCAGATTCTTTGCCGATGCGCTGCGCCTCACGCCGATGCCGGCGCCGAGCGTAACCACCGAGAACGGGCGGCGTCTTTTCATGTCGCATGTCGATGGCGACGGCTTCGCGTCGCGTGCGGAGTTTCCGGGCGCCGACTACTCGGGCGAAGCGCTGTACCAGCAGATCTTCACGCGCTACAAGGTGCCGATGACGCTGTCGGTGATCGAAGGCGAGGTCGGTCCGAAGGGCCTGTATCCGCAGATATCGCCGCGCCTCGAAGAGATCGCGCGCAAGATGTTCGCGCTGCCGTACGTGGCGATCGGCACGCACACCTTTTCGCATCCGTTCGAATGGGAGAACGTCGATGCGAAGACCGGCGAGCGAATCGATCGCGGCGGCGGCGATACGGCTTTCTCGCTGAACATTCCGAACTACAAATTCAACATCGACCGCGAGATCACGGGCTCGATCGACTACATCAATTCGCGCCTCGCGCCGCCGGGTAAAAAGACCGTGGTGCTGCAATGGCCCGGCAACTGCGAGCCGCCCGCGATCGTCGTGCGTAAGGTATATGCGGCGGGCGTCGACAACATCAACGGCGGCGACACGGTCATCACGAAGAGCGCGAACAGCTGGACGAACATCGCGCCGATCGGTGTCGCGAAAGGGCCGGGCGCTTACCAGGTGTACGCGCCGAATCAGGACGAGAACGTCTATACGAACGACTGGCTCGGGCCGTTCTACGGTTTCACGCGCGTGCTCGAAACGTTCGATATGACCGACCGGCCGCTGCGCTTCAAGCCGATCGACATCTATTACCACATGTATAGCGGCACGAAAGTCGCATCGCTGCGCGCGCTCGACCAGATCTTCGCGGCGGTCTTGAAGCAACCGGTGCTGCCGGTGCAGATCACCGATTACACGCAGAAAGTGCTCGACTGGCGGACGTTCGCGGTTGCGCGCGAAGTGCGCGCTCAGAGCGCTCAGAGCACTGAGCGCGCGGAGAACACGGCAGCCGCCGCGGGCAGCACGTGGATCGTGCGCGGCAACGGCGAAGTGCGCGAATTGCATTGGCCGGGCACGAACGCGCCCGATCTCGGCGCTTCGCGCGGCGTGACCGGCTATGCGCCCGGCCCCGACGGCACATACATCCACATTGCCGACGGCGCCGCGCGCGTCGCATTCGACACGCCGTTGCGCGACGCGATCGCGGCGCAAGCGCCGGCGGCATCGTCGAACACCTTGCCTTACATCGCGCAGGCCAACGGTTTCGTGCGCGATTTCAAGCGCGACGGCCGTGGCATGTCGTTCCAGTTCGGCGGCTACTACCAGCCCTTTGTCGAACTCGCGAACGCGCAGCGCTGCAGCGTCAGCGTAGCGGGGCGGCCGGTCGCAACGAAGCGCGATGGCTCGAAACTGCGCTTCGACACGGCGCCCGCCGCCGGTCTGAACATCGACTATCAGCCCGTCGAGGTTGCGTGTCATGGCTAA
- a CDS encoding DUF1328 domain-containing protein, translated as MLRYAAIFFVIAIIAAVFGFGGIAAGAAEIAKVLFFIFIVIFLVTLLMGVIRR; from the coding sequence ATGCTTCGATACGCTGCCATTTTCTTCGTGATCGCCATCATCGCGGCCGTGTTCGGCTTCGGCGGCATAGCGGCCGGCGCCGCGGAAATCGCGAAGGTGCTGTTCTTTATCTTTATCGTGATCTTCCTCGTGACGCTGCTGATGGGCGTCATTCGACGTTGA
- a CDS encoding TetR/AcrR family transcriptional regulator, producing MSNSSSERRRPKQARASFALDSILEAAARILEVHGKSGLTTQRVADAAGFSIGALYQYFPNKEGLVEALARRELDRLTELMSNALADAAPSGTGINARRMIRAMAAFIGDRPRLYGILRAEWSDAARDSPIGEGMQRYFRLISDALHNESPEPGKRIAADEARFVLFRAISGVLLATALERPEYLGTRRFEDEMVRLILGFIRYDLPPGVAPVGS from the coding sequence TTGTCCAACTCGTCTTCGGAACGACGTCGGCCGAAGCAGGCCCGCGCGTCATTCGCACTCGACAGCATTCTCGAAGCCGCCGCGCGCATTCTCGAAGTACATGGCAAATCAGGACTGACCACTCAGCGCGTAGCCGACGCCGCAGGTTTCAGTATCGGCGCGCTTTACCAGTACTTCCCGAACAAGGAGGGCCTTGTCGAGGCGCTCGCGCGGCGCGAACTGGATCGCCTCACCGAACTGATGAGCAACGCGCTTGCCGACGCCGCCCCGTCGGGTACGGGCATCAACGCGCGCCGCATGATACGCGCGATGGCCGCGTTCATTGGCGACAGGCCGCGCCTTTATGGCATCCTGCGCGCCGAGTGGAGCGATGCGGCGCGGGATTCGCCGATCGGCGAGGGCATGCAGCGATATTTCCGGCTGATCTCGGACGCATTGCATAACGAAAGTCCCGAACCCGGCAAGCGCATTGCCGCGGACGAGGCGCGCTTTGTACTGTTCCGTGCGATCTCGGGTGTGTTGCTCGCGACGGCGCTCGAGCGGCCCGAATATCTCGGCACGCGCAGGTTCGAGGACGAGATGGTGCGCCTCATTCTCGGCTTCATCCGCTACGACCTGCCGCCGGGCGTTGCTCCTGTGGGCAGCTAA
- a CDS encoding YybH family protein has product MNEDERAIRNLVDSWLAATRAGDFATLSSLIADDAVFMVSGEKPFGKAAYMAGMDSLKPAHFEAASNIEELQILGDWAFLRNCLDVTLTLPGNLPSIRRAGYTLTMLRKEQDGKWRLARDANLMVTKT; this is encoded by the coding sequence ATGAACGAGGATGAACGCGCAATTCGCAATCTCGTCGATAGCTGGCTCGCCGCCACGCGAGCCGGCGATTTCGCCACGTTGTCGAGTCTGATCGCCGACGATGCCGTTTTTATGGTGTCCGGTGAAAAACCATTTGGCAAAGCGGCTTACATGGCTGGAATGGACAGCTTGAAACCGGCGCATTTCGAAGCGGCAAGCAATATCGAGGAATTACAGATACTCGGCGACTGGGCGTTCCTGCGCAATTGCCTCGATGTCACGCTCACACTGCCCGGAAATCTGCCGTCCATCCGTCGCGCAGGCTATACCCTGACGATGCTGCGCAAGGAACAGGACGGCAAATGGCGGCTTGCAAGGGATGCGAATCTGATGGTCACGAAAACGTAA
- a CDS encoding TetR/AcrR family transcriptional regulator, with translation MAAKILGARSEQRVIDILNTAQVVFGEQGFDRGTTAEIARRLNISEATIFTYFGSKRELCQELLYTWYTMITAQMEEDFPRTEGLRNKIDYVVTRHLNYLLQDTKGFCALILSEGRTVHGEFAEDLADLKRRYLASFMVALREAQAAGEIDPEIRLSIVRDMLFGMMEHILWRNIEANRVPDIATTASEVTRLIMKAIAPNGDELRRLRQFREDVAASLKRIDQ, from the coding sequence TTGGCTGCGAAGATTCTTGGCGCTCGTTCGGAACAACGCGTAATCGATATTCTGAATACGGCTCAGGTTGTGTTCGGAGAACAGGGCTTCGACCGCGGCACGACCGCGGAAATCGCGCGCCGCCTCAACATTTCCGAAGCGACGATCTTCACGTATTTCGGCAGCAAGCGTGAGCTTTGCCAGGAGTTGCTCTACACCTGGTACACGATGATCACCGCGCAAATGGAAGAGGACTTTCCACGCACCGAAGGCCTGCGCAACAAGATCGACTATGTGGTGACGCGGCACCTCAATTATCTGCTGCAAGATACGAAAGGCTTCTGTGCGCTCATCCTCAGCGAAGGGCGCACGGTGCACGGCGAGTTCGCCGAAGATCTTGCCGATCTCAAACGCCGCTACCTCGCGAGCTTCATGGTCGCACTGCGCGAAGCGCAAGCAGCCGGCGAGATCGACCCGGAGATCCGTTTATCGATCGTACGCGACATGCTGTTCGGCATGATGGAACACATCCTGTGGCGCAATATCGAAGCCAATCGCGTGCCGGACATTGCCACGACCGCCTCCGAAGTCACCCGGCTTATCATGAAGGCGATTGCGCCAAACGGCGACGAACTACGCCGTCTTCGTCAATTTCGCGAGGACGTCGCCGCGTCGCTCAAACGCATCGACCAGTAA